A genomic region of Chromatiales bacterium 21-64-14 contains the following coding sequences:
- a CDS encoding histidine kinase, which translates to MSAQAQFLSDLLQELDQGRFELPTLPEVALKVRDAVSSGTCTAKQTASMIATDAALSARLIQVVNSPLYRASKPIDNLPMAVSRLGNSMVRNLVTSLVMKQMFQATTDFLDRRLRALWEHNVQVAAISRMLATQFTRLPPDQAMLAGLLHDVGALPILKRAEDSPQLLGDMITLDRLIDEHHPRIGEKILAAWEFPPALVAVAAHHEDLKRDPGTEPDLVDVVIVANLQSYFGTNHRHSQVDWSQIPAFRRLGISTDVSVVEVEAHEEQIQAVQRMFDI; encoded by the coding sequence TTGTCTGCCCAGGCACAGTTCCTCAGCGATCTCCTCCAGGAACTCGACCAAGGGCGTTTCGAATTGCCCACCCTGCCGGAAGTGGCCCTGAAGGTCCGCGACGCGGTGTCGAGCGGGACATGCACCGCAAAACAGACGGCCTCGATGATCGCCACCGACGCCGCGCTCTCGGCCCGGCTGATCCAGGTGGTCAACTCCCCCCTCTACCGCGCCTCCAAGCCCATCGACAACCTCCCGATGGCCGTATCCCGGCTCGGCAATTCCATGGTGCGCAACCTGGTCACCAGCCTGGTGATGAAACAGATGTTCCAGGCCACCACCGATTTCCTGGATCGGCGCCTGCGCGCCCTGTGGGAACACAACGTGCAGGTGGCGGCCATCAGTCGCATGCTGGCCACCCAGTTCACGCGCCTGCCGCCGGACCAGGCGATGCTCGCGGGGCTGCTCCACGACGTCGGCGCCCTGCCAATCCTGAAGCGCGCCGAGGACAGTCCGCAACTGCTGGGGGACATGATCACCCTGGACCGCTTGATCGACGAACACCACCCACGGATCGGGGAAAAAATCCTAGCCGCATGGGAATTCCCGCCGGCCCTGGTTGCGGTGGCGGCACATCACGAGGACCTGAAACGGGATCCCGGCACAGAGCCGGACTTGGTAGACGTGGTGATCGTCGCCAACCTGCAGTCCTATTTCGGCACCAATCACCGGCATAGCCAAGTCGATTGGTCGCAGATTCCCGCGTTCCGGCGCCTCGGGATCAGCACCGACGTCAGCGTGGTGGAAGTCGAGGCGCACGAGGAGCAGATCCAGGCCGTGCAGCGCATGTTCGACATCTGA
- a CDS encoding glycine cleavage system protein T, which produces MNPAWKHFLQDAGAEFDADQVASFGNPDLERRVVTAGNVFCERSHHGLIAVRGDDAMAFLQGQFGNDVKQVTATRAQLSSYCNPKGRMLATFRLFLRDGVYYLNLPRALVDPIVQRLRMFVLRAKVTVEDASDTLIRIGVSGPQSDAQIKDILGDLPQEVDAALEAGKRTVVRIPGPHPRFEIYGELEPMQKLWQGLNVHSAPVGAGPWALLDILAGIPVINPETSGLFVPQMANLQLIGAVNFQKGCYPGQEVVARMQYLGKLKRRMYRAHVEADRVPRPGDPLHAPDAGAGQDIGQVVNAEAGADGGYELLAVIQIANANTGGVRLWDETGPPLRLCALPYPVPAGANPR; this is translated from the coding sequence ATGAATCCAGCCTGGAAACACTTCCTGCAGGATGCCGGCGCGGAATTCGACGCGGACCAAGTGGCCAGCTTCGGTAACCCCGACCTGGAGCGGCGTGTCGTCACCGCCGGCAATGTCTTCTGTGAACGGTCCCACCATGGACTGATCGCGGTGCGCGGCGACGATGCCATGGCCTTTCTGCAGGGTCAGTTCGGCAACGACGTCAAACAGGTCACCGCGACCCGCGCCCAACTCTCCAGCTACTGCAATCCGAAGGGCCGGATGCTGGCCACCTTCCGGCTGTTCCTGCGCGACGGCGTCTACTATCTGAATCTGCCGCGGGCGCTGGTGGATCCCATCGTGCAGCGCCTGCGCATGTTCGTGCTCCGGGCCAAGGTAACCGTGGAGGACGCTAGCGACACCCTGATCCGGATCGGGGTCTCCGGTCCCCAATCCGATGCACAGATCAAGGACATCCTCGGGGACCTTCCGCAGGAGGTGGACGCGGCGCTGGAGGCGGGAAAACGGACCGTGGTCCGGATCCCGGGGCCCCATCCACGCTTCGAGATCTACGGTGAACTGGAACCCATGCAGAAGCTGTGGCAGGGCCTGAACGTCCACAGCGCACCAGTGGGCGCTGGACCCTGGGCACTGCTGGATATCCTCGCGGGGATCCCGGTGATAAACCCCGAGACCTCTGGGCTATTCGTACCGCAGATGGCGAACCTGCAACTGATCGGGGCAGTCAACTTCCAGAAGGGGTGCTACCCCGGCCAGGAAGTGGTGGCGCGCATGCAATACCTGGGCAAGCTCAAGCGCCGCATGTATCGGGCCCATGTGGAAGCCGACCGGGTACCACGGCCCGGCGACCCGTTGCACGCCCCCGATGCGGGGGCCGGACAAGACATCGGGCAGGTGGTCAATGCCGAGGCTGGGGCCGATGGTGGTTACGAACTGCTCGCCGTGATCCAAATCGCCAACGCGAACACGGGTGGCGTGCGCCTGTGGGACGAAACCGGCCCGCCACTCAGGCTCTGCGCTCTCCCCTACCCGGTGCCCGCTGGCGCGAACCCGCGCTAA
- a CDS encoding succinate dehydrogenase, cytochrome b556 subunit, with translation MSRNTRPVALDLLRIRFPVPAVVSFLHRVSGVLLFLGIPLAIYLLERSLSGAAGFDRVAQWLSGPVMRLFGLVLAWAFTHHLLSGIRFLLLDLDIGVTRPVARASAWLVNGAAVAALLGYLGRMGGLW, from the coding sequence ATGAGCCGTAACACCCGGCCGGTGGCCCTGGACCTGCTGCGCATCCGCTTCCCAGTGCCTGCGGTAGTGTCGTTTCTCCACCGGGTCTCCGGTGTGCTCCTGTTCCTCGGAATCCCGCTTGCGATCTACCTGCTGGAACGGTCCCTGTCGGGGGCGGCAGGGTTCGATCGCGTCGCGCAATGGTTGTCCGGTCCGGTCATGCGCCTGTTTGGTTTGGTGCTGGCCTGGGCCTTCACGCACCACCTGTTGTCCGGGATCCGGTTCCTGCTGCTCGACCTGGATATCGGCGTCACTCGACCAGTGGCGCGCGCCAGTGCGTGGCTGGTGAACGGGGCCGCCGTCGCCGCGCTGCTCGGGTACCTGGGCCGCATGGGTGGGCTCTGGTGA
- a CDS encoding succinate dehydrogenase, hydrophobic membrane anchor protein, which yields MSGRVHGLRGWVLQRLSAVYLALFLLFILGRLLIVPPGSAQEWRAWVGSPPVNGAWAVFFAALLIHAWVGVRDVLIDYVRPAGLRLGLLFLLGLSLLAMGYWALVVLVTAARIP from the coding sequence GTGAGCGGCCGGGTGCATGGTCTGCGCGGCTGGGTGCTGCAACGGCTGAGCGCGGTCTACCTGGCGCTGTTCCTGCTGTTTATCCTGGGACGGTTGCTGATCGTTCCGCCGGGCTCCGCGCAGGAGTGGCGCGCTTGGGTGGGCAGTCCGCCGGTTAACGGTGCGTGGGCGGTATTCTTTGCGGCCCTGCTGATACACGCCTGGGTGGGGGTCCGCGACGTTCTCATCGACTATGTCCGGCCTGCCGGGCTGCGGCTTGGCTTGTTGTTTCTGCTCGGCTTGTCGCTGCTGGCCATGGGCTATTGGGCACTGGTGGTGCTGGTGACGGCGGCGCGCATCCCATGA
- a CDS encoding succinate dehydrogenase flavoprotein subunit, with product MSVARRKFDTLIIGAGGAGLRAALQLARADASVAVVSKVFPTRSHTVAAQGGVNAALANVLPDNWHFHMFDTVKGSDYLSDQDAVEYMCRAAPRVVYELEHIGVPFSRLDDGRIYQRRFGGQSLDYGGAQAARTCAAADRTGHAILHSLYQQNIAARTHFFDEFFALDLILDHDGYVLGAVVMEIETGAPLVIEAKATLLATGGAGQLYRTSTNALINTGDGMGMALRAGLPLQDMEFFQFHPTGIADKGMLITEGARGEGGYLVNGDGERFMERYAPHAKDLASRDVVSRAIATEVREGRGCGPRRSYVLLRLDHLGAEVIKARLPGIRDTIMTFLGIDPIDTPVPVYPTAHYTMGGIPSNRYGQVVVPEREGAEEPMPGLYAAGECACVSVHGANRLGGNSLLDILVFGRSAGNHITEYLKENRYHRPLDLADVEPALERLARWDRRSGGDDSVDALRTELQQTMEDYCGVFRTDEVLQEGVTKVLGIVERLQRVPLRDRSRVFNTARVEALELENLAEVALATVTSALARRESRGAHTRIDYPDRDDVHWLRHSLYYRDGRRLDYKPVRLKPITVEAFPPKERVY from the coding sequence ATGAGCGTCGCGCGGCGCAAGTTCGATACCCTGATTATCGGTGCCGGCGGCGCAGGGCTGCGTGCCGCGTTACAACTTGCGCGAGCCGACGCCTCGGTCGCGGTCGTGTCCAAGGTATTCCCGACCCGGTCCCATACGGTGGCTGCCCAGGGGGGCGTGAACGCGGCGTTGGCCAACGTCCTGCCGGACAACTGGCATTTCCATATGTTCGATACCGTCAAGGGCAGCGACTATCTGAGTGACCAGGATGCCGTGGAGTATATGTGCCGCGCCGCGCCCCGGGTTGTGTACGAATTGGAGCACATCGGCGTGCCGTTTTCGCGGCTCGATGACGGGCGTATCTACCAGCGGCGATTCGGCGGCCAGAGCCTGGACTATGGCGGCGCGCAGGCGGCGCGCACCTGCGCGGCGGCGGACCGCACCGGACATGCGATCCTGCATTCCCTCTATCAGCAGAATATCGCGGCGCGCACCCATTTTTTCGACGAGTTCTTTGCCCTGGATCTGATTCTGGACCACGACGGATACGTCCTCGGTGCGGTGGTGATGGAGATCGAGACCGGCGCGCCGCTGGTCATCGAGGCCAAGGCTACCCTGCTGGCCACCGGCGGCGCCGGACAGCTCTACCGCACCTCGACCAACGCCCTGATCAACACCGGGGACGGGATGGGGATGGCGTTGCGGGCGGGTCTTCCGCTCCAGGACATGGAGTTCTTCCAGTTTCACCCCACTGGGATCGCGGACAAGGGCATGCTGATCACCGAGGGCGCGCGCGGCGAGGGCGGCTATCTGGTCAATGGCGACGGCGAGCGTTTCATGGAGCGCTATGCGCCCCACGCCAAGGACTTGGCGAGCCGCGACGTGGTCAGCCGGGCGATCGCAACCGAAGTGCGCGAAGGACGCGGCTGCGGTCCGCGCAGGAGCTACGTGTTGCTGCGCCTCGATCACCTCGGAGCGGAAGTGATCAAGGCCCGGCTGCCGGGGATCCGCGACACCATCATGACCTTCCTGGGTATCGATCCCATCGACACCCCGGTGCCCGTTTATCCCACTGCTCATTACACCATGGGCGGGATCCCTTCCAACCGCTACGGTCAGGTGGTGGTGCCCGAGCGGGAGGGTGCGGAGGAGCCGATGCCGGGCCTGTACGCCGCAGGTGAATGCGCTTGTGTCTCGGTGCACGGAGCCAACCGCCTGGGCGGCAACTCGTTACTGGATATCCTGGTGTTCGGGCGCTCCGCCGGAAACCACATCACCGAATATTTGAAGGAAAACCGTTATCACCGGCCCCTGGACCTGGCCGACGTGGAACCGGCGCTGGAACGGCTCGCGCGCTGGGACCGGCGCAGCGGTGGGGACGATTCGGTGGACGCGCTGCGCACGGAGTTGCAGCAGACCATGGAGGATTATTGCGGTGTATTCCGCACCGATGAGGTACTGCAGGAAGGGGTGACGAAGGTCCTGGGGATCGTGGAGCGTTTGCAGCGTGTTCCGCTGCGCGACCGCAGTCGCGTGTTCAATACCGCCCGGGTCGAGGCCCTGGAACTGGAGAACTTGGCGGAGGTCGCGCTGGCCACGGTGACCTCGGCGCTCGCACGCCGGGAGAGCCGCGGGGCCCACACCCGGATCGATTATCCGGATCGTGACGACGTGCACTGGCTGCGCCACAGTCTCTACTATCGGGACGGGCGGCGCCTGGATTACAAACCGGTACGGCTGAAGCCGATCACGGTGGAGGCGTTTCCGCCCAAGGAAAGGGTCTACTGA
- the sdhB gene encoding succinate dehydrogenase iron-sulfur subunit (part of four member succinate dehydrogenase enzyme complex that forms a trimeric complex (trimer of tetramers); SdhA/B are the catalytic subcomplex and can exhibit succinate dehydrogenase activity in the absence of SdhC/D which are the membrane components and form cytochrome b556; SdhC binds ubiquinone; oxidizes succinate to fumarate while reducing ubiquinone to ubiquinol; the catalytic subunits are similar to fumarate reductase), with protein sequence MKFSIYRYDPESGRAPRMQDYTLDGIEPGTMLLDALLRLKAGDEALSFRRSCGEGVCGSDAMNINGRNGLACVTPLADLREPVVVRPLPGLPVIRDLVVDLSQFYRQYRSVKPYLINKDPEPEVERLQSPEDRAQLDGLYECILCGCCTTACPSFWWNPDKFLGPAALLQAYRFIADSRDQATQERLDDLEGPYRLFRCRTIMNCVEFCPKGLNPSRAIGQIREQMVKRSI encoded by the coding sequence ATGAAATTTTCCATCTATCGCTACGACCCCGAGTCGGGCCGCGCGCCGCGGATGCAGGATTACACGCTCGACGGCATCGAACCCGGGACGATGCTGTTGGACGCGCTGCTGCGGCTCAAGGCCGGCGACGAGGCCTTGAGCTTTCGCCGGTCGTGCGGCGAAGGTGTATGCGGTTCGGATGCCATGAATATCAACGGACGCAACGGGCTGGCCTGCGTCACGCCGCTGGCCGATCTTCGGGAGCCGGTGGTGGTTCGTCCGCTGCCGGGCCTGCCGGTGATCCGCGACCTGGTGGTGGACCTCAGCCAGTTCTACCGCCAGTACCGGTCGGTAAAACCGTATCTGATCAACAAGGATCCGGAACCGGAGGTGGAGCGGCTTCAGTCGCCGGAGGACCGGGCGCAGTTGGATGGATTGTATGAGTGCATCCTCTGTGGCTGCTGCACCACGGCCTGCCCATCTTTCTGGTGGAACCCGGACAAGTTTCTCGGGCCGGCGGCGCTGCTGCAGGCCTACCGGTTCATCGCCGATAGCCGGGATCAGGCCACTCAGGAGCGGCTCGACGATCTGGAAGGGCCGTATCGGTTGTTCCGGTGTCGTACCATAATGAACTGTGTGGAGTTCTGCCCCAAGGGTCTCAATCCGAGCCGGGCCATCGGACAGATCCGGGAGCAGATGGTCAAGCGATCGATCTAG
- a CDS encoding L-aspartate oxidase, translating to MSTLKDYDVLVIGSGAAGLSLALRLAPHARVAVLSKGELQAGATTYAQGGISAVLDETDSVDAHVADTLAAGAGLCDERIVRFAVERGPACIRWLVDLGAPFTRETRSDGTEAFHLTREGGHGHRRVIHAADASGNAIETTLLQHVRSCPTVTLLPRHIGVDLVTGRKLGLSHDRCLGAYVLDRDQGQVQVITARFVVLATGGASRVYLYTSNPDGATGDGMAMAWRAGCRVANLEFIQFHPTCLYHPRAKSFLVSEAVRGEGGRLVLPDGTRFMDQFDPRRELAPRDIVARAIDHEMKRLGIESVYLDISHRPAEFIRSHFPTIYARCLEFGYDLTRGPVPVVPAAHYTGGGVMTDERGRTDIEGLYAIGEVACTGLHGANRMASNSLLECLVFAESASQDIVTALPGTPHPPPLPEWDESRVSDSDELVVVSHNWEELRRFMWDYVGIVRTTKRLERARRRVELLRREISEYYGNFRVTHDLLELRNLALVADLIIRSAMSRTESRGLHYTLDYPHTDNSAPPHNTVLIPEDSPVAAAADGRQ from the coding sequence ATGAGCACCCTGAAGGATTATGACGTCCTCGTCATCGGAAGCGGCGCCGCCGGTCTGAGCTTGGCCCTGCGCCTGGCGCCTCATGCCCGGGTCGCGGTCCTTTCCAAAGGCGAACTGCAAGCCGGTGCCACCACCTACGCCCAGGGCGGAATCTCGGCGGTGCTCGACGAGACCGACTCCGTCGATGCCCATGTCGCCGATACCCTGGCCGCCGGGGCCGGCCTGTGTGACGAGCGTATCGTGCGCTTTGCCGTGGAACGTGGCCCGGCGTGCATCCGCTGGTTGGTGGATCTCGGGGCCCCATTCACCCGCGAGACACGCAGCGACGGCACCGAGGCGTTTCATCTCACCCGCGAGGGCGGTCATGGGCACCGCCGGGTAATCCACGCCGCGGATGCCAGTGGTAACGCGATCGAGACCACCCTGCTGCAACACGTGCGCTCCTGTCCTACGGTCACACTCCTGCCGCGGCATATCGGCGTGGATCTGGTGACCGGACGCAAATTAGGCCTGAGTCACGACCGCTGCCTGGGTGCCTATGTGCTGGATCGGGATCAGGGTCAGGTACAGGTCATCACCGCACGTTTCGTGGTATTGGCCACCGGGGGCGCCAGCCGGGTCTACCTCTATACCAGCAATCCCGACGGGGCCACGGGGGACGGCATGGCCATGGCATGGCGCGCGGGGTGCCGGGTGGCCAATCTCGAATTCATCCAATTCCACCCCACTTGTCTCTATCATCCCAGGGCCAAGTCCTTTCTGGTCAGCGAGGCGGTACGCGGGGAAGGCGGGCGACTGGTGTTGCCGGACGGCACCCGCTTCATGGACCAGTTCGATCCACGTCGCGAACTCGCGCCCCGGGATATCGTGGCCCGAGCGATTGACCATGAAATGAAACGACTCGGGATCGAATCGGTTTACCTGGACATCAGCCACCGCCCTGCCGAATTCATCCGTAGCCACTTCCCGACCATCTATGCGCGCTGCCTGGAGTTCGGATACGACCTGACGCGCGGACCAGTGCCCGTGGTGCCAGCCGCCCATTACACGGGGGGCGGGGTCATGACCGACGAGCGCGGGCGCACCGACATCGAGGGTTTGTACGCCATCGGCGAAGTCGCTTGCACCGGGCTGCACGGCGCCAACCGCATGGCCAGCAACTCGCTGCTGGAATGCCTGGTCTTCGCGGAATCCGCCAGTCAGGACATAGTCACCGCCCTGCCTGGAACGCCTCATCCGCCACCGCTTCCCGAATGGGACGAGAGCCGGGTCAGCGATTCCGACGAACTGGTGGTGGTATCCCACAACTGGGAGGAACTGCGAAGGTTCATGTGGGACTACGTCGGTATCGTCCGCACCACCAAACGATTGGAGCGCGCGCGAAGACGTGTCGAGTTGCTGCGGCGCGAGATCAGCGAATATTATGGAAATTTCCGTGTCACCCACGATCTTTTGGAACTGCGCAATCTCGCTCTGGTGGCGGACCTCATCATCCGCTCCGCCATGTCCCGGACCGAGAGCCGCGGACTGCACTATACCCTGGACTACCCCCACACCGACAACAGCGCTCCGCCGCACAACACGGTGCTGATCCCTGAGGATAGCCCGGTAGCGGCCGCTGCTGATGGCCGGCAGTGA
- a CDS encoding RNA polymerase sigma factor RpoE — translation MGEHRADQELVERAQQGDNRAFDALVRKYQHKIVKLVSRYIRDPHESLDVAQDAFLKAYRALPNFRGDSAFYTWLYRIAINTAKNHLVAQGRRPPDEDVDAQEAEQYDGQSGLKEYATPEHLLLKDEIEETVFKAIEELPDDLRTAITLRELEGMSYEEIALTMECPVGTVRSRIFRAREAIDRKLRPLLD, via the coding sequence ATGGGCGAGCATCGCGCTGACCAGGAGCTGGTCGAACGGGCGCAGCAGGGTGACAACCGGGCATTTGACGCGTTGGTGCGGAAGTACCAACACAAGATCGTCAAACTGGTGTCCCGTTATATTCGCGATCCCCACGAGTCGCTGGACGTGGCGCAGGATGCGTTTCTGAAGGCGTACCGGGCGTTGCCGAATTTCCGTGGTGACAGCGCCTTCTATACATGGCTGTACCGGATCGCCATCAACACGGCGAAGAACCACTTGGTGGCCCAGGGACGGCGGCCGCCGGACGAGGACGTCGACGCCCAGGAGGCGGAGCAGTATGACGGGCAATCGGGTCTCAAAGAGTACGCGACCCCGGAGCACCTGCTGCTCAAAGATGAAATCGAGGAGACGGTATTCAAGGCCATCGAAGAACTGCCCGATGATCTGCGTACCGCCATTACCTTGCGCGAACTCGAAGGTATGAGCTATGAGGAAATTGCCCTGACGATGGAGTGCCCGGTGGGAACGGTCCGCTCGCGGATCTTCCGAGCCCGGGAGGCGATAGACCGTAAACTACGACCGCTGCTCGACTGA